Below is a window of Halarcobacter anaerophilus DNA.
CCAACTAGAGAAGAAGTTGTTATTCCTGTTGAAGAAAGATTAATCGTAGAGTTATATTCTAAATAATAAGCAAGGTAGGCTATGAAAAAATTTGCAGACACACCGTTTTTACCAACAGAGGTTGAAATAGAGGCTATCAATGATGATGAGGCTAAAATATCAGCATATCCATTTGAAAGTGGTTTTGCAATAACTTTAGCACACCCTCTTAGAAGACTTTTATTAAGTTCATCAGTTGGATATGCTCCTATTGCAGTAAAAATTGAAGGTGCTTCTCACGAGTTTGACTCATTAAGAGGTATGCTTGAAGATATAGCTATTTTTGTAATTAATCTTAAAAACATTAAATTCAAAATTAATGGTGACGAAGAACAAGTAGTTGTTGAATACTCTTTTGACGGACCAAAAGAGATTAAAGGTGAAGACTTAGTAAACTCAGATGTTGAAATAGTAAGTCCTGATGTTCACCTTGCAACTATTAACTCAGACTGTAATTTAACTTTCTCAGTAATTATCCAAAGAGGTATAGGATATATGCCTTCTGAAGATATCAGAGAGATGGTAAGTGCAGATTATATTCCATTAGATGCTTTCTTTACTCCGGTAAAAAAAGTAGTATATGATATTGAAAAAATGTTGGTTGAAGATAATCCAAACTTTGAAAAAGCCGTATTTACAGTACAAACAAACGGACAAATTACTCCGGTTGCAGCTTTTAAAGAAGCAGTATCAATTATGTACTCACAAATGTCGGTATTTAACAAAGTATTTGATTTATCTGAAGTTACAGTTAATGATTCAGGTGAAGAACCGGTAGAATTAAAAGATTTAATTGTAAAAATTGATGATTTAAATTTAAGTGCTAGAAGTTTCAACTCTTTAGACAGAGCTGGACTTAAATTCTTAGGTGAATTAGTACTTATGAGTGAAGTAGAAGTTAAAAATATTAAAAATTTAGGAAAAAAATCTTTTGATGAAATCTCTGAGAAATTAGAATCTTTAGGTTTCCCGATTGATAATACACTTCCTGAAAATGTTGCTTCGGCTTTAAGAAGAAAGCTAGAGCAATTAAAAGCATAATTAAGGGTTTGATATGAGACATAAGCACGGATATAGAAGATTAAACAGAACTTCTTCTCATAGAAAAGCATTACTAAAAAATTTAGCAATCGCTTTAATTACAAGAGAGAAGATAGAAACAACTGTACCAAAAGCAAAAGAGTTGCAAAGATATATTGAAAGATTAGTAACTACATCTAGAAATGCAGATTTCAACACTCACAGAGCTGTTTTTGCATTATTACAAGATAAAGAAGCTACTAAAAAAATTATTGATGAAATAGCACCGAAATATGAATCAAGAAACGGTGGATATACTTCAATTGTAAAAACAAGAATCAGAAGAGGTGATGCTACACCTATGGCATTTATTGCTTTTGTATAGTATTTAATCTGATACTATAAAAGGGAGGTGAGGATTTCTTCATCTCCCTTTTTTTATTTCTAAAAATTATTCATTTTATTCTCTAAAATTATTTACCGTTTTTTAATCATTTTTTCTATATAATAACGCGCAATATACTATTCGTAATCCAGGAGATAGATTT
It encodes the following:
- a CDS encoding DNA-directed RNA polymerase subunit alpha, with protein sequence MKKFADTPFLPTEVEIEAINDDEAKISAYPFESGFAITLAHPLRRLLLSSSVGYAPIAVKIEGASHEFDSLRGMLEDIAIFVINLKNIKFKINGDEEQVVVEYSFDGPKEIKGEDLVNSDVEIVSPDVHLATINSDCNLTFSVIIQRGIGYMPSEDIREMVSADYIPLDAFFTPVKKVVYDIEKMLVEDNPNFEKAVFTVQTNGQITPVAAFKEAVSIMYSQMSVFNKVFDLSEVTVNDSGEEPVELKDLIVKIDDLNLSARSFNSLDRAGLKFLGELVLMSEVEVKNIKNLGKKSFDEISEKLESLGFPIDNTLPENVASALRRKLEQLKA
- the rplQ gene encoding 50S ribosomal protein L17 → MRHKHGYRRLNRTSSHRKALLKNLAIALITREKIETTVPKAKELQRYIERLVTTSRNADFNTHRAVFALLQDKEATKKIIDEIAPKYESRNGGYTSIVKTRIRRGDATPMAFIAFV